A region from the Desulfomarina profundi genome encodes:
- a CDS encoding aldehyde ferredoxin oxidoreductase N-terminal domain-containing protein has protein sequence MIREEFRVLLVDASNGRGKIVLLDGRNEVAGGSGLAALLYNKYGQPELDWDDPSQPLIFAIGPLTGYFPLMSKTVFAFKSGYHNEYTESHAGGRLALSLRFSDLDGLVIRGCADRQSCLSISAHSLELQDVEFMAGMDSESTGRLIRRMHKKGSGHRSILRIGPAGEAGLAMACVNVDTFRHFGRMGGGAALGAKNIKAIIIHGDSDFTIPAGKAYPRLYKDVYARVTATDMMRKYHNLGTPANLEKLNAISSLPWENLRKTSDSAIAGITGKVFADEALLKNGACSGCPVGCIHVGFIREKMARDNRYHFHQVSYDYEPIFALGTMLGVVKPFDILRILDEMEKSCLDAMSGGVALAWAAEATEKGFISRKETLVDLRFGDGKGFREAARYLGRGGNEFYRLLGQGTLKAAAVYGGEEFGCVLGQEMAGYATGELFFAAQTLGFRHSHLDTGAYGYDQKVSEKDVGKAVDFLINDEPARVFLTSMVACLFARSVYKEDLLAECLESVGFSTLAGQVGETAEHIRRLRWQVRAKTGFKPENFSIPKRFYNIRTWKGQVDADYLDSLKNEYGRRIVELM, from the coding sequence ATGATACGGGAAGAATTTCGAGTGTTGCTGGTGGACGCGTCCAATGGCAGGGGTAAAATTGTTCTGCTCGACGGCCGCAATGAGGTTGCTGGTGGTTCGGGTCTGGCAGCATTGCTCTATAATAAATATGGTCAACCGGAACTTGACTGGGATGATCCGTCCCAGCCGCTGATTTTCGCCATTGGCCCCCTGACCGGGTATTTCCCCCTGATGAGCAAAACCGTCTTCGCTTTCAAGTCAGGGTATCACAATGAATATACCGAGAGCCATGCGGGAGGGCGACTGGCCCTGTCCCTGCGCTTTTCCGATCTGGATGGTCTGGTAATCCGCGGATGTGCCGACCGTCAGAGCTGTCTCAGCATCAGCGCACATTCCCTTGAACTGCAGGATGTGGAATTCATGGCGGGTATGGACAGTGAAAGCACAGGCAGACTTATCCGGCGCATGCATAAAAAAGGCAGTGGTCATCGCTCGATCCTGCGGATTGGTCCTGCGGGTGAAGCTGGCCTCGCCATGGCCTGTGTCAATGTTGATACCTTCCGTCATTTCGGCCGGATGGGTGGTGGTGCAGCCCTTGGTGCGAAAAACATCAAGGCGATCATCATTCACGGAGACAGTGATTTTACAATACCTGCCGGCAAAGCGTATCCCCGGCTTTACAAGGATGTCTATGCCAGAGTTACTGCCACGGATATGATGCGGAAATACCATAACCTCGGTACACCTGCCAACCTGGAAAAGCTGAATGCTATCTCTTCTCTTCCCTGGGAAAATCTCAGGAAAACCAGCGATTCCGCCATAGCGGGAATAACCGGTAAAGTTTTTGCAGACGAGGCACTGTTGAAAAACGGGGCCTGCTCGGGGTGTCCGGTGGGGTGTATTCACGTGGGTTTTATTCGGGAAAAAATGGCTCGGGACAATCGCTATCACTTCCACCAGGTATCTTATGATTACGAACCGATTTTTGCCCTGGGTACCATGCTGGGAGTTGTGAAACCTTTTGATATCCTCCGTATTCTTGATGAAATGGAGAAAAGTTGTCTGGATGCCATGTCAGGTGGTGTTGCCCTTGCCTGGGCTGCCGAGGCCACGGAAAAAGGGTTCATTTCGAGAAAAGAAACCCTGGTAGATCTACGATTCGGGGACGGGAAAGGCTTCCGTGAGGCCGCACGATATCTCGGCAGAGGTGGTAATGAGTTTTATCGGCTGCTTGGGCAGGGTACCCTGAAAGCCGCTGCGGTTTACGGTGGGGAAGAATTCGGATGTGTCCTTGGCCAGGAGATGGCCGGTTACGCCACAGGGGAACTCTTTTTTGCCGCCCAGACCCTGGGGTTTCGTCACTCTCACCTCGATACAGGCGCCTACGGGTATGACCAGAAGGTAAGCGAAAAAGATGTTGGAAAAGCAGTTGATTTTCTTATAAATGACGAGCCTGCACGGGTTTTTCTGACTTCCATGGTTGCCTGTCTCTTTGCCCGGTCAGTCTACAAAGAAGATTTATTGGCCGAATGTTTGGAGAGTGTCGGGTTTTCCACGCTTGCCGGACAGGTCGGAGAGACGGCTGAACATATTCGCCGGTTGCGTTGGCAGGTTCGGGCAAAAACGGGATTTAAGCCAGAGAATTTTTCTATACCTAAACGTTTTTACAATATCAGGACCTGGAAGGGGCAGGTGGATGCGGATTACCTGGATAGCCTGAAAAATGAATATGGCAGGAGAATCGTAGAGCTCATGTAG
- a CDS encoding 4Fe-4S binding protein has translation MKQLTNPRMDQCIGCQSCSLACARTVYKKISWNCTGIRIHSSGGLTSGFIADRCLACDPAPCTEVCPTAAFSGRRGGGVIFKKKLCIRCGNCADACPVDAVSRDREGNVYVCIHCGVCVDFCPQNCLEMREVAAVPEVQT, from the coding sequence ATGAAACAGCTGACAAACCCCAGGATGGACCAGTGTATCGGCTGCCAGTCGTGCAGCCTGGCCTGTGCCCGTACTGTTTATAAGAAAATATCCTGGAATTGTACCGGGATTCGTATCCATTCATCCGGAGGACTGACCTCGGGTTTCATTGCCGATCGTTGCCTGGCATGTGATCCTGCTCCCTGCACCGAAGTCTGCCCTACCGCAGCGTTCAGCGGACGACGGGGTGGAGGTGTAATTTTTAAGAAAAAACTCTGTATTCGATGTGGAAATTGTGCAGACGCCTGTCCGGTTGACGCCGTGTCACGGGATCGGGAGGGCAATGTCTACGTCTGTATTCACTGTGGTGTCTGTGTGGATTTCTGTCCTCAGAACTGTCTGGAAATGCGGGAAGTTGCAGCAGTGCCGGAGGTGCAAACATGA
- a CDS encoding TerC family protein, with product MFDIFFTSVFWLNLFSVTLIQIALGADNLIIISILANKLPVNQRKKAINLGLILAMFFRIILLSMVSWILKYATDVFFHLDLKLPFGSTIEGALSWKAIILFIGGLFLIWKGVKELRHKSKGIEQEVKSVANFYQVLAIIVGMNVLFSVDSILTVVGMTDIFMVMVGSVVISVGIMLFFAGTISDYMTENPDFEILGLFVLLLIGFVLILEGGHVAHLTVNGSAFPYIPQWIVIFILMLMFTVDLYQNWLERKREQNPIQLRRRKNVTSPDKR from the coding sequence ATGTTTGATATATTTTTCACCTCGGTTTTCTGGCTCAACCTGTTTTCAGTGACCCTGATCCAGATTGCCCTGGGGGCCGACAACCTGATCATTATTTCCATCCTTGCCAACAAACTTCCGGTCAATCAACGGAAAAAAGCAATAAACCTCGGATTGATACTTGCCATGTTTTTCCGTATCATTCTGCTTTCCATGGTCAGCTGGATCCTCAAATACGCAACTGATGTCTTTTTTCATCTTGACCTGAAACTGCCCTTCGGCTCAACCATTGAGGGCGCTCTCAGCTGGAAGGCCATCATTCTCTTTATCGGTGGCCTCTTTCTGATCTGGAAAGGGGTCAAGGAACTCCGTCACAAATCCAAAGGTATTGAGCAGGAAGTGAAATCCGTCGCTAATTTCTACCAAGTGCTGGCCATCATTGTCGGCATGAATGTTCTTTTTTCCGTGGACTCCATCCTCACCGTTGTCGGTATGACCGACATCTTCATGGTCATGGTCGGCTCCGTGGTCATCTCCGTTGGCATCATGCTCTTTTTTGCAGGTACAATTTCCGACTATATGACGGAAAACCCGGATTTTGAGATCCTGGGTCTCTTCGTCCTTCTCCTCATCGGCTTCGTCCTGATTCTGGAGGGGGGTCATGTGGCCCATCTTACCGTCAACGGCAGTGCCTTTCCCTATATCCCTCAATGGATCGTTATTTTCATCCTGATGCTGATGTTTACCGTCGATCTCTACCAGAACTGGCTTGAACGAAAAAGAGAACAGAATCCGATCCAACTGCGCAGAAGAAAAAACGTGACCTCCCCGGACAAGAGGTAA
- a CDS encoding ABC transporter ATP-binding protein, with the protein MSPPLIRLENISRSFGRVRANHKVTLEIRSGKILALLGENGAGKSTLMSILAGQLQPDSGEIFLGGKPVKFTTTEKALSAGIGMVYQHFKLVKNMSVAENVFLGHRGGFLLKKQEMRRIVQDLADQYQMRVDPTAMIHELSMGERQQVEILKLLHRKSRVLIFDEPTAVLTPDEAENLFATMKIMVEMGKGIVFISHKLEEVMTVADTIAILRRGEIVDTVAAREVSSTAELAERMVGREVLLQVNRMPMEPRQTVLKVAGLSVGKLNDIHFEVRKGEILALVGVAGNGQKPLVETVCGLTRPPQGTVSILGEEWRKFFRKSKWERTLSYIPEDRQGLATCQGLDLLDNFLLTTCGGFSRGVWLNRESAREKLEYLIETFDIRPPDTTALAWQLSGGNLQKMVLAREFYRKPRLIVAEQPTQGLDIAAAEDVWNLLLKAREQAGILLVSGDLSEALALADKVGVMYNGRIVSIFPSEDAESVARIPKMMAGLE; encoded by the coding sequence ATGTCGCCGCCTCTTATACGGTTAGAAAATATTTCCAGATCTTTTGGCCGGGTTCGTGCTAATCATAAAGTGACACTGGAAATCCGATCGGGAAAGATTCTGGCCCTTCTGGGGGAAAATGGGGCTGGTAAATCCACCCTTATGTCAATTCTGGCAGGACAACTCCAACCGGATAGCGGAGAGATTTTTCTTGGGGGTAAACCGGTGAAGTTCACTACTACAGAAAAAGCCCTGTCTGCCGGGATAGGTATGGTGTACCAGCATTTCAAGCTTGTTAAAAACATGTCGGTAGCCGAGAATGTCTTTCTTGGACACAGGGGTGGATTCCTGCTGAAAAAACAGGAAATGCGCCGTATAGTCCAGGATCTTGCCGACCAGTACCAGATGCGGGTTGATCCGACCGCGATGATCCATGAACTTTCCATGGGCGAGCGGCAGCAGGTGGAAATCCTGAAATTGCTGCACCGAAAAAGTCGGGTTTTGATCTTTGATGAACCAACTGCGGTACTGACCCCCGATGAGGCGGAAAATCTTTTCGCCACCATGAAAATCATGGTGGAAATGGGAAAAGGTATTGTGTTTATCAGTCATAAGCTGGAAGAGGTTATGACTGTTGCTGACACCATAGCAATTCTGCGGCGAGGGGAAATTGTCGATACCGTGGCGGCCCGTGAAGTGAGTTCAACAGCTGAACTGGCTGAGCGCATGGTTGGCCGGGAAGTTCTGCTCCAGGTGAACCGGATGCCCATGGAGCCTCGCCAGACCGTGCTGAAGGTCGCGGGCCTGTCCGTTGGAAAACTCAACGACATACATTTTGAGGTGCGTAAGGGAGAGATTCTTGCCCTGGTTGGGGTTGCAGGTAATGGCCAGAAACCCCTTGTGGAAACGGTATGTGGTCTTACCAGACCGCCCCAGGGGACTGTTTCAATTCTTGGAGAGGAATGGCGGAAATTTTTTCGTAAATCAAAATGGGAGCGAACCCTCTCCTATATTCCAGAAGACAGGCAGGGACTTGCCACCTGCCAGGGGCTTGATCTGCTCGATAATTTTCTGCTGACAACCTGCGGTGGTTTTTCACGGGGAGTATGGCTGAATCGTGAGTCTGCCCGGGAAAAACTGGAATATCTTATTGAAACGTTTGATATCCGTCCCCCTGATACGACCGCCCTGGCCTGGCAGCTCTCCGGCGGGAATCTGCAGAAAATGGTACTGGCAAGGGAGTTTTACAGGAAACCCCGATTGATTGTGGCGGAACAGCCCACCCAGGGCCTTGATATTGCGGCTGCAGAGGATGTCTGGAACCTGCTGCTTAAAGCCCGCGAACAGGCGGGTATTCTTCTGGTCTCCGGTGATCTTTCCGAGGCCCTCGCACTGGCAGACAAGGTGGGTGTCATGTATAACGGACGAATTGTGTCCATTTTTCCCAGCGAAGACGCAGAGAGTGTAGCGCGGATTCCGAAGATGATGGCTGGTCTGGAATAA
- the gpt gene encoding xanthine phosphoribosyltransferase: MSANSYKKTYPISWDQLHRDSKALAWRLLGMDYFKGIIAITRGGLVPAAIIARELDIHLVDTICVSSYDWKDKKGEADVLKGFEGDGEGWLLIDDLVDTGRTAKVVKELVPKAHFATVYAKPAGRPQVDTFITEVSQDTWILFPWDTESQFVTPLAGMEKS, encoded by the coding sequence ATGTCTGCAAATTCATATAAAAAAACCTATCCCATTTCCTGGGATCAGCTGCACCGTGATTCAAAAGCCCTGGCCTGGAGACTTCTGGGTATGGACTATTTCAAAGGCATAATCGCCATTACCCGGGGTGGGCTTGTACCTGCTGCCATTATTGCCAGAGAACTTGATATCCATCTTGTGGATACCATCTGTGTATCCAGTTACGACTGGAAGGACAAGAAGGGGGAGGCTGATGTTCTTAAAGGTTTTGAAGGAGACGGAGAAGGCTGGCTGCTGATTGATGATCTTGTGGATACGGGGCGGACGGCGAAAGTAGTGAAAGAACTTGTCCCCAAAGCTCATTTTGCAACCGTCTACGCCAAACCGGCAGGTCGGCCCCAGGTGGATACTTTTATTACTGAAGTAAGCCAGGATACCTGGATTCTTTTTCCATGGGATACCGAATCTCAATTTGTTACACCTCTTGCGGGGATGGAGAAGAGCTGA
- a CDS encoding ABC transporter permease produces the protein MELAIIIPLLAAAVQSGTPILYATLGEILTEKSGVLNLGVEGAMIVGALTGFIVSRSTGNPALGFLAAGCTGALLTAVHGVVCLWFQGNQVVSGLALTILGTGLANYLGTSYVGLSAPGFSPVELPILSSLPVLGPVFFNHDILVYLSYLIPPALWFFFSTTRFGLGLRAAGEYPAAATAAGLNVIGYRWFGICGGGFFMGLGGAYLSLAYTHMWTTNLTGGRGWIAVALVIFAFWRPGRAVLGAYLFGGIMALQLRLQASGTQLPSSILLMLPYGLTIFVLVLSSWRKKVSEEPGALGVNVEPVD, from the coding sequence ATGGAACTCGCGATAATTATTCCCCTTCTTGCCGCCGCGGTTCAGTCGGGAACACCGATTCTCTATGCTACGCTCGGGGAAATTCTCACGGAAAAATCCGGGGTTCTCAACCTGGGAGTCGAAGGTGCGATGATCGTGGGAGCTCTGACTGGATTTATTGTTTCACGTTCTACCGGAAACCCGGCCCTCGGTTTTCTTGCCGCCGGATGTACCGGTGCGCTGCTTACCGCCGTCCATGGCGTTGTTTGCCTCTGGTTCCAGGGAAACCAAGTCGTTTCAGGGCTGGCCCTGACTATTTTGGGGACAGGTCTTGCCAATTACCTGGGTACTTCCTATGTGGGGCTTTCGGCTCCCGGTTTTTCCCCAGTGGAGTTACCGATCTTATCGTCACTTCCCGTGTTGGGGCCTGTTTTCTTCAATCATGACATTCTCGTCTACCTCAGTTACCTTATTCCTCCGGCGCTCTGGTTTTTTTTCTCAACCACCCGGTTCGGTCTTGGTCTGCGGGCGGCCGGGGAATATCCTGCCGCGGCCACGGCAGCCGGATTGAATGTTATCGGCTATCGCTGGTTCGGGATCTGCGGAGGCGGCTTTTTCATGGGGCTGGGCGGCGCTTATCTCTCCCTTGCCTATACCCACATGTGGACCACCAATCTTACTGGCGGGCGGGGCTGGATTGCCGTGGCACTCGTTATATTTGCCTTCTGGAGACCGGGGCGTGCTGTTCTCGGGGCCTATCTTTTCGGCGGTATAATGGCATTACAGCTGCGACTTCAGGCATCGGGTACACAGCTGCCTTCGTCCATTCTGCTGATGCTGCCCTATGGACTTACAATTTTTGTTCTCGTTCTCTCTTCCTGGCGCAAGAAGGTCAGTGAGGAACCGGGAGCGCTCGGGGTCAATGTGGAACCTGTAGATTGA
- a CDS encoding ABC transporter permease, translating into MRKIRIVKRQEPLGIGGSCLVLLSAIALSLLFSGLLLFFRGTPPLEGILTLFTGAFGSRWALEDSLLKAIPLFLCSLGVAVAFRLQIWNIGAEGQFALGSIGATWVALSFPDWPRAALLPAMIGAAIVAGGGWGFIPAFLRQRLKTNEIIVSLMMNYIAILLLEYLVYGVWKDPTSFGFPMTPSFSETAIVGKIGTTSINWGLAHCVILGVLVWGFFKYTRTGFELKACGDNVRAAKYARLPYDRLVFLVMFLSGALAGWAGFLEASATVNRLQPSIMVGYGYTAIVVAWLARLNPLSIGIASFLLAGLRVGGESLQLDLQVPAAFGGIIEGLILLTVLAGGLFTHYRIVYRRN; encoded by the coding sequence ATGCGTAAAATTCGTATCGTAAAAAGACAGGAGCCCCTGGGAATAGGCGGCTCCTGTCTTGTTTTATTATCGGCGATTGCCCTGTCTCTCCTTTTCAGCGGATTATTGCTTTTTTTCAGGGGAACACCGCCCCTTGAAGGGATTCTGACCCTGTTCACGGGAGCTTTCGGTTCCCGCTGGGCACTGGAAGACAGTCTGCTCAAGGCCATTCCGCTGTTTCTCTGCAGCCTCGGGGTTGCCGTTGCCTTCCGTCTGCAGATATGGAATATTGGTGCGGAGGGGCAGTTTGCCCTGGGCAGTATCGGCGCAACCTGGGTTGCCCTCAGTTTTCCCGACTGGCCCCGTGCCGCACTGCTTCCTGCCATGATCGGAGCGGCCATTGTGGCAGGTGGAGGCTGGGGCTTTATCCCGGCTTTCCTTCGTCAGCGCCTGAAGACAAATGAGATCATCGTCAGCTTGATGATGAATTATATTGCCATTCTTCTGCTTGAATATCTTGTGTATGGTGTTTGGAAAGACCCAACGAGTTTTGGTTTTCCCATGACACCTTCATTTTCCGAAACAGCCATTGTCGGGAAAATAGGTACAACTTCCATAAACTGGGGACTTGCTCATTGCGTTATTCTCGGTGTGCTTGTCTGGGGATTTTTCAAATACACCCGGACCGGGTTTGAGCTGAAAGCATGTGGAGATAATGTCAGGGCGGCAAAATACGCCCGCCTGCCTTACGATCGTCTTGTATTTCTGGTGATGTTTCTCAGCGGGGCCCTGGCAGGCTGGGCCGGATTTCTGGAAGCGTCCGCCACGGTAAACAGGCTTCAACCCAGTATCATGGTGGGATATGGTTATACGGCCATTGTTGTGGCATGGCTGGCCCGTCTGAATCCCCTGAGTATTGGTATCGCCTCTTTTCTTCTGGCCGGGCTCAGGGTTGGTGGGGAAAGTCTGCAGCTTGATCTTCAGGTTCCGGCAGCCTTTGGCGGAATAATCGAGGGACTTATTCTGCTGACTGTTCTGGCCGGCGGTCTGTTTACCCATTATCGCATAGTCTACAGGAGGAACTGA
- a CDS encoding BMP family ABC transporter substrate-binding protein: protein MLAFGLGAVTVSAKDMKVGFVYVSPIGDAGYSYAHDQGRKAVEAMDGVTTSYVESVKEGPDSERVILNMARKGYDVIFATSFGFMDPMLKVAKKFPKIAFLHCSGFKTAKNMGNYFGRIYQARYLSGMVAGAMTRSNVLGYVAAFPIPEVIRGINAFTLGAQSVNPDVTVRVVWTKTWYDPATEKEAAKSLLDVGADVIAQHQDSPGPQEAAQEKGVYSIGYNSDMSAFAPKSHLTAPIWNWGPYYTKVVDEVRKGTWKAGSDWPGLKEGIVGLAPFGPMVPKDVQEMVNKKKAEIASGKKVFVGPIKDQKGVVKIAEGAVATDGELLGMTWFVKGVVGTTE, encoded by the coding sequence ATGCTGGCCTTCGGGCTTGGCGCTGTGACGGTTTCAGCAAAAGATATGAAGGTGGGTTTTGTCTATGTCTCTCCCATCGGGGATGCTGGTTATTCCTACGCCCATGACCAGGGGCGTAAGGCGGTTGAGGCCATGGATGGTGTAACGACTTCCTATGTGGAGTCGGTCAAGGAGGGTCCGGATTCAGAGCGGGTTATTCTCAACATGGCCCGCAAGGGATATGATGTGATCTTTGCCACCAGTTTCGGTTTCATGGATCCCATGTTGAAAGTTGCCAAAAAATTTCCAAAAATTGCCTTTCTCCACTGTTCCGGTTTTAAGACCGCGAAGAACATGGGGAATTATTTTGGCCGTATTTATCAGGCACGTTACCTGTCGGGGATGGTTGCCGGAGCCATGACCAGATCCAATGTCCTTGGTTATGTGGCTGCTTTTCCTATCCCCGAGGTTATCCGCGGGATCAACGCGTTCACCCTTGGTGCCCAGTCTGTCAATCCCGATGTTACCGTAAGGGTTGTCTGGACGAAGACCTGGTATGATCCGGCGACGGAAAAAGAGGCTGCCAAGTCTCTGCTTGACGTGGGTGCTGATGTTATTGCCCAGCATCAGGATTCCCCCGGACCCCAGGAAGCAGCCCAGGAAAAAGGGGTGTATTCCATCGGTTATAACTCGGATATGTCCGCTTTTGCTCCCAAGTCCCACCTTACTGCCCCCATCTGGAACTGGGGTCCATATTATACCAAGGTGGTTGACGAGGTACGAAAAGGAACCTGGAAAGCAGGTTCCGACTGGCCCGGCCTGAAAGAAGGCATTGTTGGTCTTGCACCTTTTGGTCCAATGGTACCAAAAGATGTTCAGGAGATGGTGAATAAAAAGAAAGCCGAAATTGCATCGGGTAAAAAGGTCTTTGTCGGCCCGATAAAAGACCAGAAAGGCGTAGTGAAAATTGCCGAAGGTGCTGTCGCAACAGATGGTGAATTGCTTGGCATGACCTGGTTTGTGAAAGGCGTGGTGGGAACAACCGAGTAG
- a CDS encoding amino acid ABC transporter ATP-binding protein produces MIKAENVVKLFHGRGVTVRAVDGVSTEIARGEVVVVIGPSGSGKSTFLRCINGLETFTEGHIIIDGVDLADKKTNINKVRMEVGMVFQQFNLFPHKTVLENLTLAQVRVRKRSKKVAEKKGEALLKKVGIHEKAGEYPSRLSGGQQQRVAIARALAMEPKVMLFDEPTSALDPEMVGEVLDVMKQLASEGMTMVVVTHEMGFAREVADRVLFMDEGKIVEVGTPEHFFTSPREERTKLFLKQVL; encoded by the coding sequence GTGATTAAAGCTGAAAATGTTGTCAAACTCTTCCATGGGCGCGGTGTTACCGTTCGTGCTGTGGATGGGGTTTCAACAGAAATTGCCAGGGGTGAGGTTGTTGTCGTCATCGGGCCGTCCGGATCAGGAAAATCTACTTTTCTTCGATGCATCAATGGCCTGGAGACCTTTACGGAAGGTCATATTATTATTGACGGGGTTGATCTTGCCGATAAAAAAACGAATATCAACAAGGTTCGTATGGAAGTCGGTATGGTGTTTCAGCAGTTTAATCTTTTCCCCCATAAAACCGTGCTTGAAAATCTGACTCTGGCTCAGGTCCGTGTGAGAAAACGAAGTAAAAAAGTAGCGGAGAAAAAAGGCGAAGCCCTGCTCAAGAAAGTTGGAATCCATGAAAAGGCTGGAGAATATCCTTCCAGACTTTCAGGTGGTCAGCAGCAGCGCGTTGCCATTGCCAGGGCACTGGCAATGGAGCCGAAGGTGATGCTTTTTGATGAGCCGACTTCCGCACTTGACCCGGAAATGGTCGGTGAGGTTCTGGATGTTATGAAACAGCTGGCTTCGGAGGGAATGACCATGGTTGTTGTCACCCATGAGATGGGATTTGCCCGTGAGGTGGCTGACCGTGTCCTCTTTATGGATGAAGGGAAAATTGTTGAAGTCGGAACACCTGAGCACTTTTTTACCAGTCCCCGTGAGGAGCGGACCAAACTCTTTTTGAAGCAGGTGCTGTAA
- a CDS encoding transporter substrate-binding domain-containing protein: MRMRKLSLLLVAVLAVITFTAGSVYAVDTLAEIQKRGVLRVGMEPGYMPFELTNQKGEIIGFDVDMAKRIAKAMGVKLELVSTAWDGIIPALLTGKFDMIMSGMTLTQERNMTINFATPYILIGQTILLKKELAGEVKSYKDLNNAKYTVASKLGTTGEQATKRMIPKAKYISYETEQEGVIELVNGKIDAFVYDMPFNAIAFSQKGKGKIVFLDKPFTKEPLAWGIRKADPDFLNWLNNFMNQIKYDGVYDKIYNKWFKDDAWLKEIQ, from the coding sequence ATGAGGATGAGAAAACTTTCACTGTTACTGGTTGCTGTTTTGGCAGTAATAACCTTTACTGCCGGTTCTGTCTATGCCGTTGATACACTGGCCGAAATTCAGAAGCGGGGTGTGTTGAGAGTTGGTATGGAACCGGGCTATATGCCGTTTGAACTGACAAATCAGAAGGGGGAAATTATTGGTTTTGATGTTGATATGGCAAAGCGTATTGCAAAAGCCATGGGTGTAAAGCTGGAACTGGTTTCCACAGCATGGGACGGTATTATTCCGGCTCTGCTGACTGGTAAGTTTGATATGATCATGTCCGGTATGACCCTTACCCAGGAAAGGAATATGACCATCAACTTCGCAACACCTTATATCCTTATTGGGCAGACCATTCTTCTGAAAAAGGAACTTGCCGGCGAAGTCAAATCCTACAAGGATCTGAACAATGCCAAATATACCGTCGCCTCCAAGTTGGGAACCACCGGTGAGCAGGCCACCAAGCGTATGATTCCCAAGGCGAAATATATCTCTTACGAGACTGAGCAGGAAGGTGTTATCGAACTTGTCAACGGCAAGATTGATGCTTTTGTCTATGATATGCCGTTTAACGCCATTGCCTTTTCCCAGAAAGGTAAAGGGAAAATTGTTTTTCTTGATAAGCCGTTTACAAAAGAGCCTCTTGCATGGGGTATCCGCAAGGCTGATCCTGATTTCCTCAACTGGCTGAATAATTTCATGAACCAGATCAAGTACGACGGCGTATACGACAAGATTTATAACAAATGGTTCAAGGATGACGCGTGGTTGAAAGAAATTCAGTAA
- a CDS encoding DMT family transporter, which produces MNTLSTKQILFTYIALALAVLFWGLSFVATKIALQSFPPFCLIFMRFLTASIFFTFLLFRTGFPAITWKNLKPLLFLAIFQPVLYFTFETFGLQHTSATKASLIIATIPIVVLLLSIFFLKERVRLLNVIGIVISIFGVALLIFGGQNIEEMGGTLLGDALILGAVLSASMYMILTRKLGEFFSPIQITGMQIILGAILFFPAFLYTLPRVKWHNVTGDAIIAVIALTIFATIGAFLCYNYALTKIPTSRVSVCINGIPLVTACGAWIFLGEQLAPLQFLGEESLLLPFTWQISTGGKIPMKANPDSGILFYPKIPLLEVLLLRSDFQTH; this is translated from the coding sequence ATGAACACACTCTCCACAAAACAGATTCTTTTTACCTATATTGCCCTGGCCCTGGCTGTACTTTTCTGGGGACTTTCCTTTGTGGCAACAAAGATTGCCCTGCAGAGCTTTCCACCGTTCTGCCTTATCTTCATGCGTTTTCTTACTGCGTCGATATTTTTTACCTTTCTCCTGTTCCGCACCGGTTTTCCTGCCATTACCTGGAAGAACCTCAAACCGCTTCTTTTTCTTGCGATATTTCAGCCGGTCCTCTATTTTACTTTTGAAACATTCGGCCTGCAGCACACTTCAGCCACGAAAGCATCTCTCATTATCGCCACCATTCCCATTGTTGTACTGCTGCTCTCTATATTCTTTCTTAAGGAGCGAGTCCGCCTGCTCAATGTGATCGGTATCGTCATTTCCATTTTCGGAGTCGCACTACTGATATTCGGCGGACAGAATATTGAGGAAATGGGTGGGACACTCCTGGGAGACGCTCTGATTCTCGGTGCGGTTCTCTCCGCCTCCATGTATATGATCCTTACCCGCAAGCTGGGTGAGTTTTTTTCACCCATACAGATCACGGGCATGCAGATCATTCTCGGGGCAATTCTGTTTTTTCCCGCATTTCTCTATACTCTGCCACGTGTTAAATGGCACAACGTAACCGGTGACGCGATCATTGCTGTTATAGCGCTTACCATTTTCGCCACAATCGGAGCTTTTCTCTGCTACAATTACGCCTTAACCAAAATCCCCACATCCAGGGTTTCAGTGTGCATCAACGGTATTCCCCTGGTTACCGCCTGCGGGGCCTGGATATTTCTGGGCGAACAGCTCGCACCCCTGCAGTTTCTCGGGGAGGAATCGTTATTGCTGCCGTTTACCTGGCAAATATCAACGGGAGGAAAAATCCCAATGAAAGCAAATCCCGATAGTGGTATCTTATTTTATCCGAAAATCCCGCTGCTGGAGGTTTTATTGCTGCGATCGGATTTTCAGACACACTAG